Part of the Desulfolutivibrio sulfoxidireducens genome is shown below.
CGCCCACGTGGCGTCATGAAGCAGAACCCGCGATGATCATGGTGAAAACTGGTCACGCCTTTTCTTTGCACGATTCCAAGAAGCATACCCGAATGGATACATTGTTTGAATTCAGGATATTACCATGTGCTGCCGGTTATTTCCGGACCTGAACCGCTGGTTTTTCCGGCCCTTTTTGTCTTGCCTGAAAAGAAAGTCTTGTTTGACAAGACAATTCCTCTGGCATGGCGGTCTTTCGTTCGGTGATCGGGATGCGATCCGGTCCGATTCCGAGATGTGTTTCGCTGTGCGGTTTCGGGCGTTTCGTCTTACGCGACAAGACAAAAAAAATGAGACATGTCGCGACCTCGTGTGCGACATTGACTATTCCCCTCCCCATGATAGAACCAATTCAAAAGTTCACAACCCTGGAGGCTTTTCAATAGTCTAGAGAGGGGAAACATGCCGATGAGACCCCGAGGGTTTTCTTCAAATCCGAGTTCGGCCGGGAGGCTTCAGAGAAGAAAGGGGATCCGCAGGGACGTCCATGCCGGGCGGAAAAGGGAAAGCGCGCCGAGGGACTCCGGGACGACGGACCTGACGGGGAGCCTGCCGGCTTTTTTCATTCCGCAGCCGCACGACAACTACGATTACGTGGTGCTTATCAGCCCCGAAGGTCGGATTCTGTCCAGCGACCTGGCCTTGCCCAGGCGTCTGGGCGTGGTGCCGGCGGACTTCCTCGGGGCCGACATCTATTCGTTTTTCGACCCCGAGTCCGCCGCCTTGCGCCGAAAGGCCGCCGCCATGGTCTTATGTTCGGGGGAGCCCCTGTGCTATTGCGACGAATCCAGGCCCGGACGCATCTACGACACCCGGATCATCCCCGTGTACGGTCCGGAACGCCGCATCGACGCCCTGACCATCTTTGTCCGGGACATCACCTCCGAGGAGCGGGCCGAGAGGGAACGCCACAAACTGGCCGCGGCCATCGAGCAGGCGGCGGAGGCGGTGATCATCGCGGACCCCAACTTCAACATCGAATACGTCAACCAGGCCTTCGAGGACATGACCGGCTATTCCCGCAAAGAGGTTTTCGGGCGCGACCTGGAGAGTTTTTACACCGGCCGGCTCCAGGAGGAGCAATTCAAGCTGTGCGCCAAGTTGCTGGCAAAAGGCGAGGTCTGCGCGGACCGTTTTCATCTGGTGTCCAAGACGGGCGAGGTCTGCGTATGCGACCAGTCCGTGTCCTCGGTCCGGGCCAAATACGGCGTCAACCTCGGGTATGTTTTCGTCTGGCGCGACGCCACCCAGGTCTCCAAGCTGGAGGAGCAGTTGCGCCGGGCCCAGAAGATGGAGGCCATCGGTGCCCTGGCCAGCGGCATCGCCCATGATTTCAACAACATTCTCGGCCCCATCATCCTGCACGCCGAGCTGTGTCTGAGCAGGATGCACGAGCGCCCCCCCTTGGAAAGCTCCCTGCCCGAGATTCTCGAGGCCGCCAAAAGGGCCAAGGCCTTGGCCGGGCAGCTCCTGCACCTGGGACGCGACCGGGGAAAGGACACCCCCATCCCCTTCCGCTTGAGCACGCTGATCAAGGAATGCGTCACGCTGCTCAAGCCCGGCCTGTCCCCGGACATACGCGTCAAGCTTCAACTCGATTCCCGGTCCGACCTGATCCTGGCCGACCCGGACCATGTCCATCAGGTGATCATGAACCTGGCGACCAATGCCGCGGACGCCATGCGCGAAGCCGGCGGGGACCTGACCTTCGCCATCTCCGAAGAGACCGTCGGTGAAACGAACTGGAGCCGGCATTCCGGCCTTCCGGCCGGGAAATACATCCGCCTCACGGTCAGCGACACCGGGCACGGCATGTCCCCCACCTGCCTGGAGAGGATTTTCGAGCCCTTTTTCAGCACCAAGGCCAGGACCGGGGGCGTGGGACTGGGCTTAAGCGTGGTCCAAAACATCGTGGCCCGCCTGCGGGGGGCCCTCGACGTGGAAAGCGAACCGGGCAAGGGGACGTCCTTCCACATCTTTTTCCCCATGTCGGACGTCCCGGAGGCCGTGGCCCCGCAGCCGCGACACACCATGCCGCTGCCCCGGAACACGGCCCGGATATTGTTCGTGGACGACGACGAGGCCACGGCCGTCAGCCTGACGGCGGCCCTGACCGGACTGGGCTACGCCGTGGAGTGTAGAGTGACGGCCGTCGAGGCCCTGAGGGCCTTTTTGCGCCGTCCGGAGGGATTCGACCTGGCCATGCTCGACCTGTTCATGCCTCATATGAACGGCCTGGCCCTGGCCAAAGAGCTCATGTACGTCCGTCCCGACCTGCCCGTGGTTCTTTTTTCCGCCTATACCGACAGGGTCTCGTCCGAGGAAATGAGGCAATGCGGCATCAAGGCCTTTTTGTCCAAACCCTTTGACATGGCGACCCTGGACAAGACCATCCGCCAGGCCTGCGGCCAGGATGCGTACGAAGGGCCTTGACGGGAAAAGAGGTGTCGGCTTTCGCGACGTGGAGCAAAGTTCGGGCCGAGGCCTTTCCCGCCGCCCTGACCGGCGAGCCTGCCTCACGGATTCCATTCAGGACGCGACACTAGCAAATCGACCCGGGAGCGTGTAGACGACGATTCTTATGGGCAACATCCTCATCATCGACGACGACACAAGCTTCTGCCGCGCCCTGGTGGCCGTGATTTCCGAAATGGATCTTCACGTTGAAACCGCGCACACGCTGGGCGAAGGCCTGAAAAAAATCCGGCGGGGCGGGTACGACGTGGTCATTCTGGACGTGGTCCTGCCCGACGGCAACGGCCTGGACGCCATCGTCGAGATAGGGGAGGCCCCGGACCAGCCGGAGATCATCATCCTTACCGGCTCGGGCGACCCGGACGGGGCGGAGTTGGCCGTCAAAAGCGGGGCCTGGGACTACATCACCAAGCCGCCGACCATGAACAAGATCCGCCTGCCGGTGGCCCGGGCTGTGGAATACCACGCCCGCAAGGCCGCGCGGCCGCCCGAGGCGCTTCGGCGCGAGGCGATCATCGGCGGCAGCCAGGCCCTTCGGGCCTGCCTGGACATGGTCGCCAGGGCCGCGAAAAGCGCCTCCAACGTCCTGATCACCGGCGAGACCGGCACGGGCAAGGAGCTCTTCGCCCGGGCCATCCATCAAAACAGCGACCGCAAGGACTGCCCCTTCGTGGTGGTGGACTGCGCGGCCCTGCCCGAGCATCTGGTGGAAAGCATGCTCTTCGGGCACGAGAAGGGCGCCTTCACCACGGCGGACAAGCGGCATGTCGGGCTGATCAGGCAGGCCCACGGCGGCGTCCTGTTTCTGGACGAGGTGGGCGAACTGCCCCTGGAGGTCCAGAAGGCCTTTTTGCGCGTGCTCCAAGAGCGCCGCTTCCGACCCGTCGGCGGGACGCGGGAGGAGGAGAGCGACTTTCGGGTGGTGGCCGCCACCAACAGGGACCTGGACGAGATGGTGGCCGCCTGGCGATTCCGACAGGACCTGCTCTTCCGGTTGCGGACCATCACCATCGACCTGCCCCCCCTGCGGGAGCGCACCGGCGACATCGAGGCCCTGGCCCGCCATTTTCTGGAAACGCTGACCAGGGAAACGGACGGCGGGCCCAAGCGGACCTCCCCTGAATTCTGGGGGGCTCTCCTGGAATATACCTGGCCCGGCAACGTGCGCGAACTCGGAAACGCCCTGGAGAGCGCCCTGGCCGCGGCGGGAAACGATCCGGTCCTTTTGCCCCGCCATCTGCCGATCAACATCCGGGCCATGCTCGCCCGCATGTCCGTGAACGGGGGCCCTTGCCAGGCCGACCTTGAGCCCATGGAGGAGCGCATCGTCTTTAGCCACGACAACTTCCCGACCATCAAGGACTTTCGCACCGACGCCCTGGCCAGGGTGGAGCATCGCTACCTGGCCGAGCTTTTGCGCGTCTCGGAGGGAAAGATACAGCGGGCCTGCGCCCTTTCCGGCCTGTCCAGGGCCAGGCTGTACGCCCTGATGAAGCAGTATTCCATCGAACGCTGATCCCGCGGGCACGGTCTTTCTCCGGAGTTTCCGTCCGATCGTCTTTTCCGGCAAGACGATATCTTCACCCCCCGGTCTCCTCATTCTCGCGCAGCATGCTCTTTCCCTTGTATTTTTCTGTTCCCTCCCGAGCCATTCCCGACATATTCTTGAAAAAGAATACAATTCCAGCCTGAAAAGACATGTTTCGCGGATTTACCGGCCGTTTCCCC
Proteins encoded:
- a CDS encoding PAS domain-containing hybrid sensor histidine kinase/response regulator produces the protein MLISPEGRILSSDLALPRRLGVVPADFLGADIYSFFDPESAALRRKAAAMVLCSGEPLCYCDESRPGRIYDTRIIPVYGPERRIDALTIFVRDITSEERAERERHKLAAAIEQAAEAVIIADPNFNIEYVNQAFEDMTGYSRKEVFGRDLESFYTGRLQEEQFKLCAKLLAKGEVCADRFHLVSKTGEVCVCDQSVSSVRAKYGVNLGYVFVWRDATQVSKLEEQLRRAQKMEAIGALASGIAHDFNNILGPIILHAELCLSRMHERPPLESSLPEILEAAKRAKALAGQLLHLGRDRGKDTPIPFRLSTLIKECVTLLKPGLSPDIRVKLQLDSRSDLILADPDHVHQVIMNLATNAADAMREAGGDLTFAISEETVGETNWSRHSGLPAGKYIRLTVSDTGHGMSPTCLERIFEPFFSTKARTGGVGLGLSVVQNIVARLRGALDVESEPGKGTSFHIFFPMSDVPEAVAPQPRHTMPLPRNTARILFVDDDEATAVSLTAALTGLGYAVECRVTAVEALRAFLRRPEGFDLAMLDLFMPHMNGLALAKELMYVRPDLPVVLFSAYTDRVSSEEMRQCGIKAFLSKPFDMATLDKTIRQACGQDAYEGP
- a CDS encoding sigma-54-dependent transcriptional regulator, which produces MGNILIIDDDTSFCRALVAVISEMDLHVETAHTLGEGLKKIRRGGYDVVILDVVLPDGNGLDAIVEIGEAPDQPEIIILTGSGDPDGAELAVKSGAWDYITKPPTMNKIRLPVARAVEYHARKAARPPEALRREAIIGGSQALRACLDMVARAAKSASNVLITGETGTGKELFARAIHQNSDRKDCPFVVVDCAALPEHLVESMLFGHEKGAFTTADKRHVGLIRQAHGGVLFLDEVGELPLEVQKAFLRVLQERRFRPVGGTREEESDFRVVAATNRDLDEMVAAWRFRQDLLFRLRTITIDLPPLRERTGDIEALARHFLETLTRETDGGPKRTSPEFWGALLEYTWPGNVRELGNALESALAAAGNDPVLLPRHLPINIRAMLARMSVNGGPCQADLEPMEERIVFSHDNFPTIKDFRTDALARVEHRYLAELLRVSEGKIQRACALSGLSRARLYALMKQYSIER